The Chitinophagaceae bacterium DNA segment CATTATCTATTGTATCATCATAAGAGCAGAAACAGATTCTATCCCTTCCATAAGGTATTGAATAGATACATTTTCGTTTTCAGCATGTTGGTTATTATCATAATTTACTATAGGAATAGTTATAACTTTTGTTTTCAATATTTGTTCGAACATATAGAGGGGAAGACTTCCTCCCGATGAGGGAATGAGAACAAGAGAATCAGTGGTAGTAGCTTGAAGGGTTTTTATAATTGTTTTTGCTATAGGTAAGTCCATTTGAGTTCTTTGAGCATTATATCCTTTTTCTTTTCCTACGGTAATAATTTTTGGATATTGTAACCTTTCTTGATGAGTAGGTTCTCGTTCTATCACAAAGTATCCTTTATTTTTTATATAGTCAAGCACTTTTTGAACTTGTTTTTCCGCATCATTTCCCAAAACGAGTCGTAGGTCTAAAGATGCTTCTGCTTTTGATGGAATAATATTTGCTTTTAATTTTCCTACATTTGCGGACTGTATTCCTGTAATAGTAAGAGTAGGAATCATCAGTAGTTCTGAAAATGCTTTCTCTCCATTTCCTTCTGGAGTATGGATTCCTAATTCATTTTTGAGAATAGATTCCGTAGAAGGAATAAAAGATATTGCCTTTTTTTCGGTTTCGGTGAGAGGTATCACATCGTCATAAAACCCTGGTATAAGCACTTTTCCGTTTTCGTCTTTCATTCCTGCCAGTAGGTGGGTAAGCATAAGTGCAGGATTTGGTGCCCAGTTGCCATAATTTCCACTATGCAAGGGGCGTTTTGGTCCGTAAACAGTAAGTGAAATATTCACATCCCCTCTCACTCCAAAGCTGATAGTTTTTTTTCCTGTTACGTGTCTCGGTCCGTCAATAATTATCCAACAATCTGCCTGAAGTATATTTTTATTTTTTGTAAAAATTTCATCTAAATGGATAGAACCTATTTCTTCTTCCCCTTCAAATAAAAATTTTATATTTGCAGAAAAAGTATATGCTGTTTTCTGTAATACTTCTACAGCATTGATAATAGCCATAACCCCGGCTTTATCATCGGCACTCCCTCTACCTGTTATTCTCCAATCTCTCTGAACCCCATCTCCTTTTCTATAAGGTCCTATAATAGTTCCCCCATTCTCTAAAGGTGCTGTTATGAGAAGAGGGTTAAAAGGTTCTAATCCTGGAAACCACTGTTTAGGGTTTACAGGTTGCCCATCGTAATGAGCATAGAACCCTATAGTTCTTTTTGCATTTGGGCTTATTATTTCCCCATAGATGACAGGGTTTATATCAGGTGTGTTACCTTTTAGTATCTGTGATTTTATATTCCTTTTTTCCATCATCTTTTGTATAAAATCAGCATTTTTTTGTATATTTTCTCTATCCGTTGAAACATTAGGAATAGACAAAAATTCTATATACTCTTCTATTATCTGCTTTTCATTTTTTTGTATGTGTTCTCGTATTTTTTTATTATCCTGTGCTAATACAAAAGTAGAAAGACACAAAAAAAACAATAATCCTATTAATTTTTTCATTACATTTTTTATTATGTGATTAATAATTTAATTATGCTTAAATATGCTCAAATTACATTATTTTATTACCTTTTAGAAAAAATATTATTTTTCTATATATTTTATGATATCATTTTGTGAGTTTAAAAAAAATATCTTCGTATTACACTTTTTATGAAATAGTGTATTCTAAAAAAAATATTATGCATCAAAGTTATAGTTTTATTATCATTGCAGTAATAGGCATCACAGCAGGGTTTTTAAGTGGAATGTTAGGAATAGGCGGAGCTATTATCATCATTCCTTGTTTAGTTTTTATACTTGGGTATTCGCAGTTAACAGCACAGGGAACGGCTCTTGCTATGTTTATAATGCCTGTAGGTATATTGGCAGCATGGCAGTATTATAATCGTGGTTATGTAGATATAAAAACCGCACTTATACTCGCTTTCTTTTTTTTTATAGGGGCATTTATAGGAGCAAAAGTAGTTATGTACATTCCACAAATAGCATTAAAAAAAATCTTTGCAGTGTTCCTTATAGCAATCGCCCTTAAAATTTTATTGTTTGATAAATAATACCGAATGGAAGTAGTAATATATACAGACGGCTCCTCTGTTGGAAATCCAGGTCCGGGAGGATATGGAACTATTCTTTTATATAATCATCATAGAAAAGAACTATCAGAAAGTTATAGATTTACTACTAATAACAGAATGGAACTTTTAGCAGTTATAAAAGGATTAGAAGCTCTTAAGCAAAAGAATCTGAATGTCCTTATTTACTCTGATTCTCAATATGTCGTAAATACAGTAGAAAAAAAATGGCTTGATAATTGGGTAAGTAAAAATTTTAAAGGAAAAAAAAATAAAGATCTTTGGGAAAGATATATAGTAGCTGCTCAAAATCAAAATATTACCTTCCGTTGGATAAAAGGTCATAATGGCAATACAGAAAATGAAAGATGTGACTTTTTAGCTACTTACCGCCCTAAAGAGAGACCTCTTTTGGTAGATGAAGCATTTGAAAACATGCAATCCCTTTCCAATGAAATTAAATAAATAAAAAATATCATAAGATCAAAAATGACCACACTCAATATAGATTCTATAAGGGAACTCTTTCCCATCTTACAGCAAAAAATATATAATAACCCTCTTATCTATTTTGATAATGCGGCCACAAGCCAAAAACCTCTTTCTGTTTTACAAGCTTTAGAACAATACTATACCACCTCCAATGCCAATATACATAGAGGGGCGCATACTCTTGCCGATAGGGCTACTCAATCTTTTGAAGAAGTCAGAAAAAAAGTGCAAACATTTATCGGGGCAGAAGAACCCGAAGAAATTATTTTTACTAAAGGCACAACAGAAAGTATAAACATAGTAGCCCAATCTTTTGGAAAAAAATTTCTCAAGCAAGGTGATGAAATACTTATTTCCTGCATGGAACATCATTCTAACATAGTTCCATGGCAAATTATTGGAGAAGAAAAACAATCGGTATTAAAAATTATCCCCATTACCGATTCGGGTGAAATCATAATGGAAGCATTAGAAAATCTATTAACAGAGCAAGTAAAAATTCTATCCATAACATGGGTATCTAACGCCTTAGGTACCATTAACCCCATAAAAAAAATTATAGAATTAGCCCATAAAAATAATACATTGGTGCTTATAGATGCCGCACAAGCGGTCGCCCATTTAGAAGTAGATGTGAAAGAATTAGATGTAGATTTTATGGCTTTTTCCTCTCATAAAATGTATGGTCCCACAGGGGTTGGAGTGCTATACGGAAAAAGAAAATTATTAGAGCAACTACCCCCTTACCAAGGCGGAGGAGAAATGATACAAAAAGTAACCTTTGAAAGAACCACTTATAATCACATTCCTTACAAATTTGAAGCAGGGACTCCTAATATTGGAGATGTGATTGCTTTCGGGGCGGCTATAGATTTTATAGAATCCATAGATAAAACAAAAAAAAAAAAATATGAACAAGAACTTTTACACTATGCTACCACCCTCTTACAATCACTCCCTTACTTGAAAATAATTGGTCAAGCAAAACACAAAACCAGTGTCATCTCTTTTGTCATAGAAAATTACGATACCTTAGACATCGGGCTTTTGTTAGATTCTAAAGGTATTGCTGTCCGAACAGGACATCATTGCACACAACCTCTTATGCACAGATTATCTCTTGATGGAACTATACGTGCTTCTTTTTCTATTTATAATACCACACAAGAAATAGATATTTTTATAGATGCTCTTCATAAAATTATCAAAAAAAAAAAATAAACAATCACTATGCTTGTATCCTTACACAACATCGGAAAAAAATATAATAAAGAATGGGTGTTTCGAGATATTTCTTTGGACCTAGAAATATCTCATTCTTATGCTATTATAGGAAAAAATGGATCGGGAAAAAGCACTTTTGCTTCCATTATCACAGGAAAAAAAATCCCAACCGAAGGAGATATTGCTTGGAATATAGATAAAAAAAATATTCCTGCTGATGAAATATACCAATACTGCTCGTTTACAGCACCTTATATGAACTTGATAGAAGAGTTTTCTGTACAAGAAATGTTTGATTTTCATTTTCGTTTCAAAAAAAAAAAAGAAAATATAACTATACATCGTTTTTTAGAAAGAATAGAACTCCCAAATAAAGCCCATACTTTTATAAAACATCTTTCCACCGGTATGAAGCAAAAACTTACCTTAGGACTCGTTTTTTTCTCCCAAACCCCCTTACTTGTAATGGATGAACCCCTCAGTAACTTAGACGAATCCGGTATACGTTGGTTTTTAAGAGAATTAGAATATAAAAAAAAAGATACCCTTATAATAGTATGCTCTAATACTTTTATAGAATACAACTGGTGTAAAAAAGAAATAAATATAGAACTATTTGCGTGATAATCTGCATAGCGTATGAACATACATTATTTTTTGGGATCCCTCCCCGAAGATGAAAAAATAATAACAAACCTTTTACATTCCATTATCTGCAACACTTTACACAATGTGAAAGAAAAATTTGCATATAATGTCCCTTTTTATTATAAAAATAGAAGAATTTGTTTTATATGGCCCGCATCTGCTCCTCTTAGTGGAAAAACAAAGGGAGTCACCTTTGGATTTTGTTATGGATATTTACTTCCCTTTACCGATAGTTATATGGAATTGGGACAGAGAAAACAGGTTTCTATGAAAACCTTTGTACAT contains these protein-coding regions:
- a CDS encoding M20/M25/M40 family metallo-hydrolase, translating into MKKLIGLLFFLCLSTFVLAQDNKKIREHIQKNEKQIIEEYIEFLSIPNVSTDRENIQKNADFIQKMMEKRNIKSQILKGNTPDINPVIYGEIISPNAKRTIGFYAHYDGQPVNPKQWFPGLEPFNPLLITAPLENGGTIIGPYRKGDGVQRDWRITGRGSADDKAGVMAIINAVEVLQKTAYTFSANIKFLFEGEEEIGSIHLDEIFTKNKNILQADCWIIIDGPRHVTGKKTISFGVRGDVNISLTVYGPKRPLHSGNYGNWAPNPALMLTHLLAGMKDENGKVLIPGFYDDVIPLTETEKKAISFIPSTESILKNELGIHTPEGNGEKAFSELLMIPTLTITGIQSANVGKLKANIIPSKAEASLDLRLVLGNDAEKQVQKVLDYIKNKGYFVIEREPTHQERLQYPKIITVGKEKGYNAQRTQMDLPIAKTIIKTLQATTTDSLVLIPSSGGSLPLYMFEQILKTKVITIPIVNYDNNQHAENENVSIQYLMEGIESVSALMMIQ
- a CDS encoding sulfite exporter TauE/SafE family protein: MHQSYSFIIIAVIGITAGFLSGMLGIGGAIIIIPCLVFILGYSQLTAQGTALAMFIMPVGILAAWQYYNRGYVDIKTALILAFFFFIGAFIGAKVVMYIPQIALKKIFAVFLIAIALKILLFDK
- the rnhA gene encoding ribonuclease HI translates to MEVVIYTDGSSVGNPGPGGYGTILLYNHHRKELSESYRFTTNNRMELLAVIKGLEALKQKNLNVLIYSDSQYVVNTVEKKWLDNWVSKNFKGKKNKDLWERYIVAAQNQNITFRWIKGHNGNTENERCDFLATYRPKERPLLVDEAFENMQSLSNEIK
- a CDS encoding cysteine desulfurase produces the protein MTTLNIDSIRELFPILQQKIYNNPLIYFDNAATSQKPLSVLQALEQYYTTSNANIHRGAHTLADRATQSFEEVRKKVQTFIGAEEPEEIIFTKGTTESINIVAQSFGKKFLKQGDEILISCMEHHSNIVPWQIIGEEKQSVLKIIPITDSGEIIMEALENLLTEQVKILSITWVSNALGTINPIKKIIELAHKNNTLVLIDAAQAVAHLEVDVKELDVDFMAFSSHKMYGPTGVGVLYGKRKLLEQLPPYQGGGEMIQKVTFERTTYNHIPYKFEAGTPNIGDVIAFGAAIDFIESIDKTKKKKYEQELLHYATTLLQSLPYLKIIGQAKHKTSVISFVIENYDTLDIGLLLDSKGIAVRTGHHCTQPLMHRLSLDGTIRASFSIYNTTQEIDIFIDALHKIIKKKK
- a CDS encoding ATP-binding cassette domain-containing protein; translation: MLVSLHNIGKKYNKEWVFRDISLDLEISHSYAIIGKNGSGKSTFASIITGKKIPTEGDIAWNIDKKNIPADEIYQYCSFTAPYMNLIEEFSVQEMFDFHFRFKKKKENITIHRFLERIELPNKAHTFIKHLSTGMKQKLTLGLVFFSQTPLLVMDEPLSNLDESGIRWFLRELEYKKKDTLIIVCSNTFIEYNWCKKEINIELFA
- a CDS encoding DUF1801 domain-containing protein, giving the protein MNIHYFLGSLPEDEKIITNLLHSIICNTLHNVKEKFAYNVPFYYKNRRICFIWPASAPLSGKTKGVTFGFCYGYLLPFTDSYMELGQRKQVSMKTFVHPQEVDIQMMKYILAEAEKIDASFAKRKK